From Oryza sativa Japonica Group chromosome 4, ASM3414082v1, one genomic window encodes:
- the LOC136355929 gene encoding uncharacterized protein — MTKWAQVNGPEVKPPIYEKKVGRPPKSRRKAPHEVQGKNGPKMSKHGVEMHCSYCKEPGHNKKGCPLRKAGLRPKLKTSRIAAASSTEEWHESEQEPAEVLTQSQSAYDQLLSQVPNPMVAQMFEESSQVSQMETTHGPLPDNQYILSNQPAVVSTPMTTATKEGKSRANKRKCTTEGVSGVAATTSKNRAPRKKATATNK; from the exons ATGACTAAGTGGGCTCAGGTGAATGGGCCAGAAGTGAAGCCTCCAATATATGAGAAAAAGGTTGGCAGACCACCTAAGTCTAGGAGGAAAGCACCACATGAGGTACAGGGAAAAAATGGGCCTAAAATGTCCAAGCATGGTGTGGAGATGCACTGTTCTTACTGCAAAGAGCCTGGACATAACAAGAAAGGGTGCCCACTGAGAAAGGCTGGACTCAGACCCAAACTGAAGACAAGTAGGATCGCAGCTGCAAGTTCTACAGAAGAGTGGCATGAATCTGAGCAAGAACCAGCAGAG GTGCTGACCCAATCTCAGTCTGCATATGACCAATTACTATCACAAGTTCCTAATCCTATGGTTGCACAGATGTTTGAGGAATCATCACAAGTGAGTCAAATGGAAACTACACATGGTCCTCTCCCAGATAACCAGTACATCCTTTCAAACCAGCCAGCTGTAGTATCTACCCCTATGACCACAGCAACAAAAGAGGGAAAATCTAGGGCCAACAAAAGGAAGTGTACAACTGAAGGAGTTTCAGGAGTTGCTGCTACTACTTCAAAGAACAGAGCTCCCAGGAAGAAAGCTACTGCTACAAACAAGTGA